A DNA window from Melanotaenia boesemani isolate fMelBoe1 chromosome 6, fMelBoe1.pri, whole genome shotgun sequence contains the following coding sequences:
- the LOC121641425 gene encoding uncharacterized protein LOC121641425 gives MTGDIGNRRDNASLSSAPPPYNNNLGHSQPSPYRSLQERLQALKVDPDLDSCPPVLQQPQQPQQRRPEDRRRDETSGPADSNHGQATGGTERPSADMTSPSRTKSGKIYGPEVSATSPFYKFGQTAKGLFLGQNTAEDEDTEVFSAPMVEVSGPTGPILVYRPWSPSEIMEHAKNLPDPTEDGEKASEEWRAFCREHRPTGLELRKILAKMLTASDLAKIRPHLPPDDTGLKNPNWDDEPNRPYRGAITTLCDGIKTVFPNRGSLAALRNLIQGPDERMEAFLHRCETVFTRHSGLERPAGELGNTPGPWERLLCQTIIEGMNRDVLEVVKRHHNPIEIGEAEEGAEEDERGAATNNSVGHVIAVTNMDTGRITAHNDMGRVIAVANMDTGRITALRIMGPPTRRNTILKTGTLNPTPPLSGKTVISVSAGGHHDKEKFTVPLTCSVQALSQVPSDLWATSPHDVGLVKNCPPVIITPKSDYRPCQKQYPLKPEALEGITPVFNSHLRSGIVVSCPNSPVRTPIFPIMKPRKPPAKPDWRFVQDLQAVNKAVISRAPMMPNPHTIVSQIPPTATHFSVIDLANAFTSVPVHPDSQFWFAFEFNGKPYTWTRLPQGYCESPTIYNEVLRDSLSSLQLPQGVVLLTYVDDLLLCCPSASLCEEATLALLLHLHSEGHKASLRKLQFCQPQVIFLGHHISATTKALTPKRIEAIQKAPKPVTKKQLMSFLGMVGFCRAFIPHFSELEAPLTSCIHGKNLSAHDHFFWTPEAEQAFLSVKQALCSAPALALPDPAKPFFQFVDEKHGFMSSVLLQQHGSHKRPVAYYSSKLDSVAAGLPGCLRAVAACEKAVLASRDIVGYSELTVFVPHSVSIILLEQKTSHLSAARWLRYTTVLLDMPNITMKRCTSLNPATLLPTAEDGVHHCCETVLSEICTPRPDLSDEPLLNSDLILFCDGSSFRDHSGKNRVGFAVCDEHQVLFSGSLPSQFSAQTAELVALTEACKFAQGKSLTVYTDSRYAFGVVHDFGALWRHRNFLKSDGKPILNSTQVAALLDAILLPSDVAVVKCQAHTNDTSSVARGNALADQTAKQAALSASPHILTSSPLTEEDHSPPCSLQDIQSFSTPEERSVWKANSCTPDSAGYNTARPLACPPAGHTPPNQPFDHLMMDFIELTPAEGKKYCLVMVDMWSKWVEAFPAKHATSSVVAKALVTEIIPRWGIPVKVSSDNGSHFVNAALKEVSGLLGFQLKTHCAYHPQSGGTIERENATLKGKLAKCCEETGLSWPKALPLILMHMRMRKRARTNLSPFEILFGRPPYTGLDPPGLSVSTTYCESNMLAYCQNLSKVLSQVQSVVKEALPRPASDLFHSLVPGDWILVRETRRKHWRSKRWLGPFQVLLVTHTAVKVAERSTWIHASHCRRFQSTPTPADLSTTGQNNP, from the exons ATGACTGGAGATATAGGAAACAGGAGGGATAATGCATCCCTGTCTAGTGCACCTCcaccatataataataatttagggCATTCACAACCCTCTCCATATCGTTCACTGCAGGAACGATTACAGGCGCTGAAGgtggatccagatctggactcctgtCCCCCGGTGTTACAACAGccccagcagcctcagcagcGTCGTCCAGAGGACCGACGGAGAGATGAGACATCAGGTCCCGCTGACTCCAACCATGGCCAAGCTACAGGGGGAACCGAAAGACCGTCAGCAGACATGACCAGCCCTTCACGTACCAAGTCCGGGAAGATCTACGGACCGGAGGTGTCAGCAACCTCCCCTTTCTACAAATTTGGACAGACTGCAAAGGGCCTATTTTTGGGACAAAATACTGCTGAAGATGAAGACACTGAGGTTTTTAGTGCCCCCATGGTGGAAGTATCAGGACCCACCGGCCCCATATTGGTTTATCGCCCTTGGTCCCCCTCTGAAATCATGGAACATGCTAAAAATCTTCCTGACCCCACTGAAGATGGTGAGAAAGCTAGCGAGGAGTGGAGAGCTTTCTGCCGTGAACACCGCCCCACTGGACTTGAACTGAGAAAAATTCTTGCTAAAATGCTCACTGCTAGTGATCTGGCTAAGATCCGTCCCCACCTCCCTCCTGATGACACCGGCCTGAAAAATCCAAACTGGGACGATGAGCCGAACCGACCTTACAGAGGAGCCATCACCACACTCTGTGATGGCATAAAGACTGTGTTCCCTAATCGAGGAAGCCTGGCTGCCCTGAGAAATCTGATACAGGGCCCAGATGAGCGCATGGAGGCTTTTCTACACCGCTGTGAAACTGTTTTCACCAGACACTCTGGCTTGGAGCGCCCTGCAGGAGAACTGGGGAACACTCCAGGACCATGGGAACGCCTTCTCTGTCAGACCATCATTGAAGGTATGAACAGAGATGTGTTGGAAGTGGTGAAGAGACA CCACAATCCAATAGAGATaggagaggcagaggaagggGCAGAGGAAGACGAGAGAGGGGCGGCAACCAACAACAGCGTGGGGCATGTTATCGCTGTGACAAATATGGACACTGGAAGGATAACTGCCCACAACGACATGGGCCGTGTCATCGCTGTGGCCAATATGGACACTGGAAGGATAACTGCCCTCAGGATAATGGGCCCACCCACCAGAAGGAATACCA TTCTTAAGACAGGCACCCTAAATCCCACACCACCACTCAGTGGTAAGACTGTTATTTCTGTGTCTGCTGGAGGCcatcatgacaaagaaaaattcacGGTACCTTTAACCTGCTCAGTACAAG CCCTCTCTCAGGTTCCCTCTGATTTGTGGGCTACCTCTCCCCATGATGTGGGCCTGGTTAAGAACTGCCCCCCAGTAATCATCACTCCGAAATCTGACTACCGCCCCTGCCAGAAGCAATATCCTCTCAAACCTGAAGCTTTGGAGGGTATTACACCTGTCTTCAATTCACATCTTAGGAGTGGTATTGTTGTTTCTTGTCCAAATTCACCTGTTCGCACTCCTATTTTCCCAATCATGAAACCACGTAAACCACCAGCCAAACCTGACTGGCGTTTTGTCCAAGATCTCCAAGCTGTCAATAAAGCAGTTATTTCACGGGCCCCTATGATGCCCAACCCCCACACCATCGTGTCGCAGATTCCTCCTACTGCTACACATTTCTCCGTGATAGATCTGGCAAATGCTTTTACGTCTGTTCCTGTTCATCCAGACAGCCAATTCTGGTTCGCTTTTGAGTTCAATGGGAAACCATACACTTGGACCCGGCTTCCCCAGGGGTACTGTGAGTCCCCCACAATCTACAATGAGGTACTAAGagattctctttcttctttgcagCTTCCACAGGGCGTAGTTTTATTAACTTACGTTGATGACCTTCTGCTCTGCTGTCCTTCTGCCTCCTTGTGTGAGGAAGCCACACtggccctcctcctccatcttcattctGAGGGTCATAAAGCCAGTCTGCGTAAACTACAGTTCTGCCAGCCTCAAGTCATCTTTCTAGGGCATCACATTTCTGCCACCACCAAGGCCCTGACCCCTAAACGGATTGAGGCCATTCAGAAAGCACCAAAACCTGTTACCAAGAAACAGCTGATGTCATTTCTAGGTATGGTAGGGTTTTGTCGGGCctttattccacatttttctgaacTTGAGGCCCCCCTGACTTCCTGTATACATGGTAAGAATCTATCTGCTCATGACCATTTCTTCTGGAccccggaggctgagcaggctttCCTGTCTGTGAAACAAGCGCTGTGTTCTGCTCCAGCCCTGGCTCTGCCAGACCCAGCCAAacctttctttcagtttgttgatgaaaaacatggtTTCATGTCTTCTGTTCTCCTTCAACAGCACGGCTCTCACAAGCGCCCGGTGGCCTATTACTCTTCCAAGCTCGACTCTGTTGCTGCGGGGCTTCCTGGCTGTCTGAGAGCTGTGGCTGCATGTGAGAAGGCTGTACTTGCATCACGTGACATTGTGGGATACAGTGAACtaactgtttttgttcctcATTCTGTATCCATCATTTTGCTCGAACAAAAGACTTCTCATCTGTCTGCAGCTAGATGGCTGAGATACACCACAGTTCTTCTCGATATGCCTAACATCACTATGAAACGGTGTACATCACTTAACCCTGCCACTCTTCTTCCTACCGCAGAAGATGGTGTTCATCACTGTTGTGAGACTGTTCTGTCTGAAATCTGCACTCCGAGACCAGATTTATCTGATGAGCCTCTTCTTAACTCTGATCTCATTCTTTTTTGTGATGGCTCCTCCTTCAGAGACCATTCTGGTAAGAACAGAGTGGGTTTTGCTGTCTGTGATGAGCATCAGGTTCTCTTCTCTGGCTCCCTCCCTTCACAATTCTCTGCTCAGACAGCTGAACTTGTTGCTCTCACTGAGGCCTGTAAATTCGCACAAGGTAAGTCCCTGACTGTGTATACCGATTCGCGTTACGCCTTTGGTGTAGTTCATGACTTTGGTGCGTTGTGGCGTCACCGTAATTTTTTGAAATCTGATGGTAAGCCTATTTTGAACTCCACACAGGTTGCGGCTCTCCTTGACGCTATTCTTCTTCCTTCAGATGTCGCTGTAGTGAAATGTCAAGCTCACACTAATGACACTTCCTCTGTTGCCCGTGGCAACGCCTTGGCCGACCAGACTGCTAAGCAGGCAGCTCTGTCAGCCTCGCCGCACATTCTCACCTCTTCTCCTCTCACAGAAGAGGATCACTCTCCTCCCTGTTCTCTGCAGGACATCCAGTCTTTTTCTACTCCAGAGGAACGCTCTGTCTGGAAGGCTAACTCCTGCACCCCTGATTCTGCAG GCTATAACACCGCCCGCCCTCTTGCCTGCCCTCCAGCTGGTCATACACCACCTAATCAGCCTTTTGATCATTTGATGATGGATTTCATTGAGTTAACACCTGCAGAAGGTAAGAAATATTGTCTAGTTATGGTAGACATGTGGTCAAAGTGGGTTGAAGCTTTTCCAGCAAAGCATGCCACAAGTTCAGTCGTGGCTAAGGCTCTGGTGACCGAAATCATTCCAAGATGGGGGATTCCAGTTAAGGTCTCATCTGACAATGGTTCACACTTTGTAAATGCGGCCCTGAAAGAGGTAAGTGGACTATTGGGGTTCCAGCTTAAGACTCATTGTGCTTATCACCCGCAATCAGGCGGAACAATTGAAAGAGAGAACGCCACTTTAAAAGGTAAGTTGGCTAAATGTTGTGAAGAAACAGGACTGTCTTGGCCAAAAGCCCTCCCACTCATTCTTATGCACATGAGAATGAGGAAACGTGCCCGGACAAATCTTAGTCCATTTGAGATTCTGTTTGGCAGACCTCCCTACACTGGTCTGGATCCTCCAGGACTCTCCGTGTCTACCACATACTGTGAAAGTAACATGCTTGCTTATTGTCAAAATCTGTCCAAAGTTCTCTCACAGGTGCAGAGTGTGGTGAAAGAGGCCCTGCCACGCCCAGCATCAGATCTGTTTCACTCCTTGGTTCCGGGAGATTGGATCTTGGTTCGAGAGACGAGGAGAAAGCACTGGCGGTCTAAAAGGTGGCTGGGTCccttccaggtcctgttggtcacTCATACAGCCGTGAAGGTCGCTGAAAGGTCCACGTGGATTCACGCGTCCCACTGTAGAAGGTTTCAAAGTACCCCAActccagctgacctctcaaccacagggcagaataatccctga
- the LOC121641456 gene encoding urokinase plasminogen activator surface receptor-like, producing MHLFTLVLGIWLLPKVDTLTCYECVPGLSGRCTETTKQCPTGDYQCGAIRVLTYAGVSKISDIQGKTCALAQQCITGSVNFGAVKTMITSKCCNSDRCNSQPAPDASQSSPNGKKCFTCEGETCTKTVNCEGTEDHCIKTTAAVGGNKVTVKGCASKTICTAASNPQLSGVVGAEMSCCQGDFCNSASSASAGLLLLVGPLISLVLFS from the exons ATGCATCTCTTTACTCTGGTCCTTGGGATCTGGCTTCTTCCAAAAG tcGACACCCTGACATGTTATGAGTGTGTACCGGGACTCTCTGGACGTTGCACTGAGACAACCAAACAATGTCCCACAGGAGATTATCAGTGTGGAGCAATCAGAGTTTTAACATATGCAG GAGTTTCAAAAATTTCTGATATTCAAGGCAAGACTTGTGCTTTGGCTCAACAATGTATTACTGGTTCAGTCAACTTTGGAGCCGTCAAAACCATGATAACCAGCAAGTGCTGCAACTCTGACCGTTGCAACAGCCAACCTGCTCCTG atgCCAGCCAATCCTCTCCAAATGGCAAGAAGTGCTTCACCTGTGAAGGAGAAACATGCACTAAAACTGTAAACTGCGAAGGGACTGAGGATCACTGCATCAAAACAACAG cGGCTGTAGGAGGAAATAAGGTGACAGTGAAGGGCTGTGCCTCCAAGACGATTTGCACAGCTGCTTCAAATCCGCAGCTTTCAGGAGTTGTTGGAGCAGAAATGAGCTGCTGTCAGGGCGACTTCTGCAACAGCGCCAGCAGTGCAAGCGCTGGCCTGCTGCTGTTGGTGGGGCCACTTATTTCTTTGGTCTTGTTCTCTTAG